The segment CGGCCTCGAACTGACCCGCCAGAACTGATCAGGCCGCCGGCGTCGGCGCTTCCGCATAAGGCATGATCATCGTCCCGTCCGGCGCCGCGGTGAAGGTCGTCTGGGTCGGATAGGCGAACCTGATCCCCTGCTTCGCGAAGCTTTCCAGGATCGTGATGCAGATGTCGTGGCGCGCGCTGTTGAAGACTTCTCCATCCTCGTCGAGCACGTCGAACAACAGCTCATAGTCGAGGCTCGACGGCGCGAAATTGACCATGCAGCAGTGGAGGAACACCGCCTTGTCATGGGCCGTGACGATCGCCTTCACCATGTCGGGGATGCGGCGGCAGACCTCGGGCGGCGTCTGATAGGTGACGCTGAGCATCAGCGTCGCCCGTCGCCGCAGCGTATGCGCCAGGTTGCGCAGTTCCTTGTTGAGCAGGTTGGTGTTGGAGATCACCACCTCCTCGCCGGTCGTCGAGCGGACGCGGGTGGTCTTGAGGCCGATCGATTCGACCGTGCCGGTGGTCAGGTCCCATTTGACGGTGTCGCCGCGCCGGAACGGCTTGTCGAAGATGATCGCGAGGCTGGCGAACAGGTCGGAGAAGATTCCCTGCGCGGCAAGGCCGATGGCGATGCCGCCGATGCCGAGGCTGGCGACCAGGCCGGTGATGTTGACCCCGATATTGTCGAGGATCAGCAGGGTCGCGACGATGAAGCAGACCGCAGTGACGAGCAGGCGGATGATGCCGATCGCCGAGCCGAGCGTGGACGAGCCGCTGTCCTCCTCCCCGGCGCGATACTCGACGATGCCGATGACCAGCTCGCGGACCCACAAGGCCGCCTGCACCGCGGTCGCGACGGTGAACAGGAAGCCGATCGTCCCGGCGACGACCGCGGGTGGGGTGGCATAGCCGCTGACCAGCCGGGCCGCGAGCATGACGATGAAGAAGAGGTTGGTGCGCGCGATCGCCCGGCCGACGATGCGCGGCCAGTGGCCGAGATGTTCGCGCCGGCACAGCCGGGTGCCGAGCATGCGCAGGCCGTAGAGCAGCGCGATGATCAGCGCGCCGCTCGCGCAGGCGATGGCGATGCTCAGATAATGGCTGGCGATCCAGCCCTGCGTCTGCTGCCAGAACAGTTCCACGTCGCCGAGCGACTGGATCGGCGGCGCCATGTCGGCGCCGGTCGCGGCGTTACCCGTCTTCGTCATTCGACCTTCCATCATTTGCCGTTCACATTGCCCCAACGAGGCTGGGCGCGGCGGCGTTCCGCCGCGGCCGACAGCGGGCGCTCCGGCTCCGGTTCGGGCTCGGGAAGCGCCTCGGCTTCGCTCGCCTCCTCCTCCGCTTCCACGTCGCGCCTGCGCTTGCGGAAGGGATTCCAGACCCGTCGCTTCACATGGATCTGGACATAGCGGTCGAAGCCGATCTCGACCGCGATGATGTAGTAGATATAGGGCTGGAAGGCGATGCCGACGAAGGAGGAGCCCAGCATGTAGATGAGATGGGCATGCTGGAGCGCCGCCGCGAGCGGCGACACCCAGGCGTTGGCGCCTTGCTCCTTCAGGTAACTTCGTCGGATCACCTCCATGCGGAAGATGCCGATCAGGTGGACCGCCAGGAACAGCGCGAGCCCCGGATAGCCCTGTTCGCCCAGCATCTCGAAATAGGCGTTGTGGAAGGATCGGCCGGCGTCGTAGCCGACCACGCTGACCACCGTCCCATCGGCGGTCCTGTAGCTCATGTCGATGGTCAGCTTGTTGCCGCGATAGGCCTCGAAGCCGCCGCCGAACGGATGGGACTTCGAATAGTCGAGCGTCCATTTCCACACGGCGAGGCGGGTCGAGGCCGATGCGTCGCCCTTATAGCCCTGGATCGTGTCCATCCGCTGGGTATAGGTCTTCGGCAGGAAGGGGATGCCCGCCGTGGCGATCGCCGCGATGATGCCGATATAGAGGAAGCGCCGCTTCGTCGCGCGCAGTTCGAGCACGCCCGCCAGCACGATGCACAGCAGGCCGGTGCGCGTCTGCGTGCCGATCGGGATCAGCAGGCAGGCGAAGGCGAGCGCATACCAGTAGAGCCGCGAGAAGATCGTCGGCCGCACGATCGTCGAATATTTCGCCATGTAGAGGATCAGCGGGATCGAGCAGATCGCGAAGGCCGATATGGTGCTGCTCTCGTACATGCCGCTGTTGTTGGCGACCATCAGGTTGAGGGTGCCGTAGCCGCCGCCGCCGGCCAGCGTCTTGGCGCCGCCCACCACCGCGATCGACGACAGGCAGAGCAGCATGAACAGCAGCACGCCTTCGATGCGGATGCGCGTGTAGAGCGTCATCGGCATGAAGATCGAGAAGACCAGCGCCTTCCACACCCAGTCCCATTTCTCCAGCGCGGCGTCGGGATAGTCGGCGGTCAGCGTCGTATAGCCGCAATAGAGCAGCAGCAGGATCAGCAGCACCTGCCGCGGCGTCGGCTTGCTGAGCGACTTGTCGTCGTTGATCGCCCAGCCCAGGAAGGCGGCGATGAACACGATCAGCGAGACCGGGACCGAACTCAGCAGATAATAGGAGATGCGCTGCGGCGAGACGATGTCGACATAGACATAGGCGCAGACGAACAGGAACGGCCGCCGGAACCCCGCCAGCAGGATCGCAACCAGGAAACCGATGAGGAAAAGGTCACGCACGGTCGGCGCCGGGCCTTGCCTCGCCGGTCTCGACGCCCGCGCGGCGCACCGGCTGCTTCTTCGGCAGCACTGGCTTGAAATGACGGCCGGACGCGGTCGGTTCCTCGTTCAGGTCGGGATGGAGCAGCAGCCTCACGGCGACGAAGGCGATCAGGAAATGGGCCAGCATCAGCGAAAGCGTATCGATCATCGGCGACTTCCGATCCGTTTCCGGTTGACAGGACAAGCCTCTTCATGCGCGTTCGCACGGCATGAAGATCCTCCACATCCTCGATCATAGCCTGCCGATCCACAGCGGCTATACATTTCGTACGCGGGCGATCCTCAAATCCCAGATTTCGATGGGCTGGCAGGTGATGGGCGTCACCGGCCCGCGCTACAACGCCCCGCAGCCCGATCCGGACGAGGAGGAGGGGCTGGTCTTCCGGCGGACGCCGGCCATCCGTCCCGCCCGCGCGCCGGTCGGCGAATGGCGCGAGGTGACGGCGCTCGCCCGCCGGATCGCCGAGGTGGCGGCCGAATGGAAGCCCGATATCCTGCACGCCCATTCGCCGGCGCTGGTCGGGCTGGCGGGGCTGCGCGCGGCGCGCCGGCTGGGGCTGCCCTTCCTCTATGAGATACGCGCCTTCTGGGAGGATGCGGCGGTCGGCAACGGCACGGGGCGGGAGGGATCGCCGCTCTACCGGCTGACCCGCCGGCTCGAGACCCATATCGTCCGCCGCGCCGATGCCGTGGCGGTGATCTGCGAGGGGCTGCGGTCCGATCTCGTCGCGCGCGGGATCGCCGCCGACAAGGTCATGGTTTCCCCCAACGGCGTCGACCTCGACCTGTTCGGCGATCCGCCGCCGCCCGACGCGGCGCTTGCCGCCGAGCTCGGGCTGGAAGGGGCCGAGGTGATCGGATTCATCGGCTCCTTCTACGATTATGAAGGGCTCGACGATCTCGTCGCGGCGATGCCGCTGCTGCTCGAACGGCGTCCGCAGGCGGCGCTGCTGCTGGTCGGCGGCGGCCCGATGGAGGAGGCGCTGCGGGCGCAGGTGGCGGCATCGCCCGCGGCGGCCCGCATCCGCTTCGCCGGCCGCGTGCCGCACCAGCAGGTCGAGCGCTATTACAGCCTGATCGACATCCTCGCCTATCCGCGCAAGTCGATGCGGCTGACCGACCTGGTGACCCCGCTCAAGCCGCTCGAGGCGATGGCGCAGCGCAGGTTGGTCGCGGCCTCCGACGTCGGCGGGCATCGCGAGCTGATCGAGGACGGGGTCACCGGCACCCTGTTCGCGCCCGACGATCCGGCGGCGCTGGCGACGGCGCTGGCGGGCCTGCTCGACGATCGGCGGATATGGGACGAACGGCGCGAAACCGCGCGCGCCTTCGTGGAACGCGAACGCAACTGGGGCGTCAATGTCGCGCGCTATCGTCCCGTCTACGAAGGATTGATAGCTACGGCCTCACGTTAAAACATCGTTGTCAGTAACGGCCGATAAGAATTGAAAAGTAACGGAATCCCAATTTTGCCTTATTATGGGATGACAATAGAGACATATGGGCGTTCCGATGGTTCAAACGAAAGCGCGTCGCCGGTCGAGCCTGATCATGGGCACGCTGCTCGCGCTGTTGCTCGGCGTGGCGGCGGCATTCTTCGTGCTCGCCATGCCGATCCGCATGCTGGAGACGGTGACGACCTTCACCCGGCTGTCCAAGCTGATGGTGCAGGCGGAGCCGCCGATCTCGCCCAACGACCGCACCCTGCTGGCGGTGCTGGCGGCGATCCTCACCGCCGGGATCGGCTGGGTCCTGGTCGACTGGCTGGTGTTCGGCCGCGCCGGGATCAGCACGCTGATCCGCACCCGCGAGGACGATTATGAGGATGAGGACGAGGATCATTTCCGTCCCACCGATCCGCTCGACCTGGTGACGCCGGCCGACGATCCAGGCGCGGAATGGCCGATGCCGTCGGCGGGCGATGCCCGCAAGCCGCTCTCCGCGCGCACCGACATCGGCGATCCGCCGCCCGCGCTCGACCCGTTCGGAGCGCCGCTCGCGGGGCTCAACCAGGCGCTGCCGCCGATCGGCGAGATATTGCCCGGCACGGGCGTCAGCGCGCCGCCGCTGCAACCCAATGCGCTGCCGCCGCTGATCCAGCCCGCGCCCTTCCCGCCGGCTTCGGCGCAAGAGCCGCCGATCGCGCCGTTTCCGGAAGCTGCGCCGGCGCCGGAGGCGTTCCGACCCGCCGGTCCGGAGCCGAGCGACGTGCCGCCGCCCGCCGGCAATCTGCCGAGCTGGATGCCCGCGCCGGGCCTGCGCCCCGACGGCCAGCCCGCCGATCCGCTGCCGGCCGCCTTCTACGAGGAGCCGGCCGAACCGGCTGCGCCCGAACCGGAGGCGGAGCCGGTCTTCGATCCGATCGTGCCGCCGCCGCTGCCGGAGAGTTTCGCGCCGCCGCCGCTGGTGGACGAGACGCCGCCGCTGACGGCGCAGCCTTTCGCCGATTCCCAGCCGGCTCCCGCCGTCCGGCCGCCGGACGAGCCGCCCATGGAGATTCCGGCAGCCCAGCCGGCCCAACCGGTTCCGCCGCCGCGCCCGCTGCCCGAGCCCGGTTTCGATCGCGCCCGGCTCGAAGACCTGCTGGCCCGCCTCGAAAGAGGGTTGCAGCAGCGCAGGGCCGCCGCTGCCGCTCGGGCGCAGGCGGAGCAGCAGCAGCAGGCCCCGATCGCTCCGGCCGCGCGCCAGGAACCGGCGCCGGTTGCCACGCCCCCGCAGCCCTTGCCGGAACCGCCGGCCGCGCCTCCGCCGATCATCGAGCCCGTACCTGTCGCCCTTCGGGATCAGCCGGCTGCGGCGCCCGTCGCCGCGTCGATCCTGCCGGTCGCGCCGCCGCGCGCGGTCCCCGAACTGCGCAACGACGACCTGCTCGACCAGCCGTTGCACGTGACGCTCGATCTGCTGCGGAACATGGTCAAACGCTGACGGCGACGCCGTCGGCGACGGTCAGCGCCTCCAGCCGTACCAGCGCTTCGTCGTCGCGCCGCTCGATCGAGACCAGCTTCATGTCGGCGATCAGATGGCCGGCTATGGTGAAGTCGGATGCCGCGATCCAGGCGGGCAGGGCGTCGAGCGCCTGCTGGACCCCGTCTCCCCGCAGCCTGAGGTCGAGGCGATGCCGCCCGCCGTCGAACAGCAGGCTGCGCCAATCCTCGCTTTCGCCATGATCGAGCAGCAGCTCGGCGAACGGCCGGCAGCAATGGTGGAGACGGCGCGCGATCGCCTTGACCGGATCGCTCATCGCGCACCGGCCATCTTTTCGCGCGCCCGGACGATATAGGCCTGCACCCGCCGGACGGTGTCGTCGCGCGGCTCGCGGCCGCGGCGCAGCATCGCGACGAAGCCGGGATCGCCCATCGCATCGCGGCCGAAGCGCGAGGCGGGGGTGCCGCTCTCGCGAAGATAGCGTTCGATCAACCACAGCAAATCCATCCCAAGCTCCCTCGCGACTCAATCGTTCGCTTTATGTTTCAATCCATTTCCTACTTGTCTAGGAAAAATCCTATCGATAAAGGGGGGCATGGCCGACGACGTCCGCAGCGCTCTCGATGCCCTGATCCGGGAGCGGGGAGAGGATTACAGCGCGATCTCGCGGCTGCTGGGGCGCAACCCCGCCTATATCCAGCAATTCATCAAGCGCGGCTCCCCACGCAAGCTGTCGGAGGAGGACCGGCTTCGGCTGGCGGCCTATTTCCGGGTTCCCGAAACCCGGCTTGGTGGTCGGGCAGATGGAGGGCCGGCGGGGGATATGGCGCTCGCCGCCGCACTGGTGACGGTGCCCAGGATCGCGATCGGCGCCTCGGCCGGGCCGGGCGGCATCGCGGAGATCGAGGAGCGCGATCGCCCGATCGCCTTCGACGACGGGCTGCTACGCGATCTTGGCGCGGGGCGGCGGGCGGCGCTGTCGATCATCCGGGTCGCCGGGGAATCGATGGAGCCGACCCTGCACGACGGCGACGACATATTGGTCGATCGCGACGCCAGCGAAATCCGTCCGGGCGGTATCTATGTGCTGCGGCTCGACGACCTGCTGATGGTCAAGCGGCTGCTCCGCGACGACCGTGGCCTCGTCGTCCACAGCGACAATCCGGCCCATCCGGAGATCGCCGGCTTCGATCCGGCGACGTTGCAGGTGATCGGCCGCGTGTTGTGGTGCGGCCGGAAGCTGTAGCCCGTCGAACGCTCAGCTTCGGGCGCGATCGATCAGGTAGAGGATGACCGCGATCGCCACGCCGACGCCGGTGCCGATCAGCGTTCCGATCGACGGCTGGCCGTAATGATTGCCGACGATCGCCCCGGCGACGATCGTGAAGGCGAGGATCGCGCCGCCCGCGCGGGAGGCTTTTCCGCTATTCTGTTCCATGGCCGTCCCCATGCCACGCCGCCGCGCCGCGCGCCAGCGTTCGTCCCGCCTGTCCCGCCGTGGGACGATGCGTGCCGGCATGGGACGCGGTCAACGCGCCGTTCACCAATCATCCCGTTGACGGCGCGGGATTTGCCGATCGTGGCACGGCTCTTGTGTGGGGTCTGGCGTCGCACGGGAAAGGGGCCGGGGTTGGAAGAGATTTTCTATATCGCGGATCGCACCAGCATCGACCAGGCCGAGGCGCTGATCCGCGAGTTCGGCGTGATGGCCGTCGACGAGGCCGCCGCGCGCAGCCGGCATTATCGCGAGCTCGGCAATGCTATCCGCTTCTGCGAGTGGCGGCAGATGGAGCGCTTCCTGTCGCTCCTGACCCTCGATATCGCGGTCGGCACCGTTCATTGATGCGATGACCGGGCGACGGAGCGGCATCATCCGCCGCCCCGGCCATTGCGATCATTGGGTTTCGACCCTAGGGTCGTGCCATGCGTAACGCCCGTAGGCCGACCTGCGCCCGATCGATCGTACTGGGTGCCATGTTATGCGTGTCGGCCGCGGCGCAGGCGCAACCCGCGCCTCCGCCCGCCGCCTCCGATGATCCCGCCGAGCTTCCCGAACTCGATCCCTCGACCGAGATGGCGCCGCTGCCGGGCATGGAGGTCGACTGGCCCGAGGCGGCCGATACCGCGGGCGAGCAACCTGCCGACGCCGGCGCCGCGACCGGCGCCACGGCGGAATCGACGCTTTCCGATGCGCAGGCCGACCGGCGCTACGGCGTCGACATCACCGGCCTTTCGGGCAAGGACGGGGTGGCGCCCGAGACCGAGAGCGCGATCCGTTCCCGTTTCCGCCAGCTCTCCGCGCTGGAGGAAGGCAAGGGCGCCGGCAACACCGCGCAGATCGACCGGCGCGCCCGGCAGGACGAGGCGCTGCTCAACGAGCTGCTGCGCGCCGCCGGCTATTATGACGCGCGCGTCTCGACCCGGATCGAGGATGAGAAGACCGGCCGGCTCGGCGTCTCCCTCGTCGTCCGGCCCGGCGAGCTCTACACGCTGTCGGGGATCGATTTCGGCGGGATCGATGCGGCCGGCGACGTCGCCGCGCAACTTCGCCGCGCCTTCGGGCTCGAAGCCGGCCAGCCGGCCGATTCGGACCGGATCGAGGCGGGGCTGGGCGCGCTCAAGGCTGAGCTCGGGCATGAGGGCTTCGTCTTCGCCAAGATAGGCGAGCCCAAGCTCACCGTCGATCATGACGAACATGCGGTGCGGCTCGCGGTCGACGTCGAGCCGGGCTATGCCCAGCGGATCGGCAAGATCACGATCGACGGCGAGCGGCTGTTCAGCGCCAAGCATCTCGGCCGGATCGCGCGGTTTCGGACCGGCGACATGTACGACGCCGCGCGGATGGAGGATTTCCGTCGCGCGCTGATCCAGACCAGTCTGGTCTCGGCGGTCACGATCAAGCCGGTGGCGACCGCGGACCCGCAGGTCGTCGATATCGCGGTGAAGCTCGAACCCGCGCCGCCGCGCACCGTCGCCGGCGCGATCGGCTACGGCACCGGCGAGGGCTATCGGCTGGAGGCGAGCTGGCAGCATCGCAACCTGGTCCGGCCCGAAGGCGCCGTCACCTTCCGTGGCGTGCTGGGCACCCAGGAACAGTCGCTGGGCGCGACGCTCCGCCGCAACAACTACAAGGCGCGCGATCGGGTCCTCACCGGCCAGGTCATCCTCAGCCATCTCGACCAGAACGCCTATGAAGCGCGCAGCCTCACCATCGGCGCCGGGCTGGAGCGGCAGACCAACATCATCTGGCAGAAGAAATGGACCTGGTCCTACGGCGTCGAGCTGGTGGCTTCGAAGGAACAGGACACGGTCAAGGCGACCGGCGCGCCGCGCAGCCGGCAATATCTGATCGGCGCGCTGCCCTCCAGCCTGTCCTATGACGGGTCGGACGATCTGCTCAACCCGACCCGCGGCTATCGCCTCGCCGCGCGCGTCTCCCCGGAGCTGTCGCTGCAAGGCAGCGCCTTCGGTTATGTGAAGGCGCAGGTCGACGGCAGTTCCTACCTGCCGGTCGGCGGGAGGACGGTGATCGCCGGGCGGGTCCGTTTCGGTTCGATTATCGGCGCGTCGGCCGAACGGATCGCGCCGACCCGGCGCTTCTATGCGGGCGGCGGTGGATCGGTGCGCGGCTATGGCTATCAGAAGATCGGCCCGGTCGACATCAACGGCGATCCCGCCGGGGGCCGCAGCCTCGCCGAATTCTCGATCGAGGCGCGCGTCCGCTTCGGCGATTTCGGCGTGGTGCCGTTCCTCGACGGCGGAAATCTCTATTCGGCACGGCTGCCGACCTTCAACAACCTGCGCTACGGCGCCGGTATCGGCGTCCGCTACTATACCAGCTTCGGACCGATCCGCGTCGATGTCGGCACACCGCTGAATCGCCGGCCCGGCGATTCGCGGATCGCCGTTTACGTCTCGCTCGGACAGGCCTTCTGATGGGCGACGAGATCGCCATGGTCGAGGAGAAGGTGGAGGCCTGGCGCCGCCGCCATCCGATCCTGCGCTTCGTCGCGATCGGTCTGCTGTCGGTGCTGCTGCTGCTCTCCGCCGCGATCTGGATGCTCGACAGCGCCCCCGGCCACCGGCTGATCATCGACCGGATCGGTGCGCTCAGGCCGTCGTCGGGCCTGCGCATCCGCATCGGCCGGATCGACGGCTCGATCTGGAACCGCGCCACGCTCCGCGACCTGCGCCTCTACGACACTCAGGGCCTGTTCCTGGAAGCGCCCGAGATCGCGCTCGACTGGCGGCCCGCCGCCTGGGTCGCGAACAAGCTGTGGATCAGGAGCGTCGATACCGACCTGCTGATCCTGCATCGCAAGCCGAAGTTGCAGCCGTCGCCCAAGAAGGGGCCGCTGCTGCCGGGGTTCGACATCCATGTCGGGCGGCTGCGCGTGGCGAAGCTGCGGCTCGAACCGCCGGTCGCCGGGCGGCGCCATATCGTCCGCATCGCGGCGGAGGCGGACATCCATGACGGCCGGGTGCTGCTCAAGCTCGATGCCGCGTCGAGCGCGCGCGACCGGCTGACGCTCCAGCTCGATTCGGAGCCCGACCGCGACCGCTTCGACCTCGACGCGCGGCTGGTCGGTCCGGCCGACGGCGTCATCGCCGGGGCGACGCGATGGAAGAAGCCCGTCGACGGCGTCATCTCCGGCACCGGGCGCTGGTCCGCCTGGAAGGGCCGGGCGACGATGGACGTCGGCGATATCCGGCTGGTCGACCTGCGGCTGGCCGCCGACCGCGGCAAATATGCCCTCGACGGCTCGCTCGCGCCCAGCCGCCTGCTGTCGGGCAAGTTGCAGCGCCTGTCCGATCCGACGATCCGGATCAACGGCGCGGCGACGCTGGTCGACCGGCAGCTCGGCGGCACGCTGTCGATCGCGACGCCCGCGCTGGAGATTGCCGCCTCGGGCACGCTCGACCTGGCCGCTTCGGCGTTCGACGCGGTCGTCGTCGACGCCAAGCTGCTGCGTCCCCAGGCGATGTTCCCCAATATGACCGGACGCAACATCAAGCTGCACGCCAGCTTCGACGGGCCGTTCGGCACGGCGGACTATGCCTATGCGCTGACCGCCGAGCATGTCGCCTTCGACACGACCGGGTTCGACATCGTCCGCGCCGAGGGCAAGGGCAAGCTGTCCGATCCGCCGGTCAAGCTGCCGGTCCGCCTGTCGGCGCGGCGGGTGACGGGGGTCGGCGACGTCGCCGGCGGCATCCTCGGCAATCTCAAGGTCGACGGCGTGTTGCAGGTGACCGCGCAGAAGGTGACCGGCGAGAAGCTGCGGCTCAGCTCGGACAAGCTGGCGGGGCAGCTCTCGCTCAGCCTCGACCTGCGGACCGGCGCCTATGACGTTGCCCTGACAGGCAAATTGCTGCGCTATTTCATCCCCGGCATCGGCATCGTCGACGTCAATTCGG is part of the Rhizorhabdus wittichii RW1 genome and harbors:
- a CDS encoding MscS Mechanosensitive ion channel (PFAM: MscS Mechanosensitive ion channel); translated protein: MMEGRMTKTGNAATGADMAPPIQSLGDVELFWQQTQGWIASHYLSIAIACASGALIIALLYGLRMLGTRLCRREHLGHWPRIVGRAIARTNLFFIVMLAARLVSGYATPPAVVAGTIGFLFTVATAVQAALWVRELVIGIVEYRAGEEDSGSSTLGSAIGIIRLLVTAVCFIVATLLILDNIGVNITGLVASLGIGGIAIGLAAQGIFSDLFASLAIIFDKPFRRGDTVKWDLTTGTVESIGLKTTRVRSTTGEEVVISNTNLLNKELRNLAHTLRRRATLMLSVTYQTPPEVCRRIPDMVKAIVTAHDKAVFLHCCMVNFAPSSLDYELLFDVLDEDGEVFNSARHDICITILESFAKQGIRFAYPTQTTFTAAPDGTMIMPYAEAPTPAA
- a CDS encoding glycosyl transferase, group 1 (PFAM: glycosyl transferase, group 1), translating into MKILHILDHSLPIHSGYTFRTRAILKSQISMGWQVMGVTGPRYNAPQPDPDEEEGLVFRRTPAIRPARAPVGEWREVTALARRIAEVAAEWKPDILHAHSPALVGLAGLRAARRLGLPFLYEIRAFWEDAAVGNGTGREGSPLYRLTRRLETHIVRRADAVAVICEGLRSDLVARGIAADKVMVSPNGVDLDLFGDPPPPDAALAAELGLEGAEVIGFIGSFYDYEGLDDLVAAMPLLLERRPQAALLLVGGGPMEEALRAQVAASPAAARIRFAGRVPHQQVERYYSLIDILAYPRKSMRLTDLVTPLKPLEAMAQRRLVAASDVGGHRELIEDGVTGTLFAPDDPAALATALAGLLDDRRIWDERRETARAFVERERNWGVNVARYRPVYEGLIATASR
- a CDS encoding surface antigen (D15) (PFAM: surface antigen (D15); surface antigen variable number repeat protein); this translates as MRNARRPTCARSIVLGAMLCVSAAAQAQPAPPPAASDDPAELPELDPSTEMAPLPGMEVDWPEAADTAGEQPADAGAATGATAESTLSDAQADRRYGVDITGLSGKDGVAPETESAIRSRFRQLSALEEGKGAGNTAQIDRRARQDEALLNELLRAAGYYDARVSTRIEDEKTGRLGVSLVVRPGELYTLSGIDFGGIDAAGDVAAQLRRAFGLEAGQPADSDRIEAGLGALKAELGHEGFVFAKIGEPKLTVDHDEHAVRLAVDVEPGYAQRIGKITIDGERLFSAKHLGRIARFRTGDMYDAARMEDFRRALIQTSLVSAVTIKPVATADPQVVDIAVKLEPAPPRTVAGAIGYGTGEGYRLEASWQHRNLVRPEGAVTFRGVLGTQEQSLGATLRRNNYKARDRVLTGQVILSHLDQNAYEARSLTIGAGLERQTNIIWQKKWTWSYGVELVASKEQDTVKATGAPRSRQYLIGALPSSLSYDGSDDLLNPTRGYRLAARVSPELSLQGSAFGYVKAQVDGSSYLPVGGRTVIAGRVRFGSIIGASAERIAPTRRFYAGGGGSVRGYGYQKIGPVDINGDPAGGRSLAEFSIEARVRFGDFGVVPFLDGGNLYSARLPTFNNLRYGAGIGVRYYTSFGPIRVDVGTPLNRRPGDSRIAVYVSLGQAF
- a CDS encoding putative phage repressor (PFAM: peptidase S24, S26A and S26B); the protein is MADDVRSALDALIRERGEDYSAISRLLGRNPAYIQQFIKRGSPRKLSEEDRLRLAAYFRVPETRLGGRADGGPAGDMALAAALVTVPRIAIGASAGPGGIAEIEERDRPIAFDDGLLRDLGAGRRAALSIIRVAGESMEPTLHDGDDILVDRDASEIRPGGIYVLRLDDLLMVKRLLRDDRGLVVHSDNPAHPEIAGFDPATLQVIGRVLWCGRKL
- a CDS encoding O-antigen polymerase (PFAM: O-antigen polymerase) translates to MRDLFLIGFLVAILLAGFRRPFLFVCAYVYVDIVSPQRISYYLLSSVPVSLIVFIAAFLGWAINDDKSLSKPTPRQVLLILLLLYCGYTTLTADYPDAALEKWDWVWKALVFSIFMPMTLYTRIRIEGVLLFMLLCLSSIAVVGGAKTLAGGGGYGTLNLMVANNSGMYESSTISAFAICSIPLILYMAKYSTIVRPTIFSRLYWYALAFACLLIPIGTQTRTGLLCIVLAGVLELRATKRRFLYIGIIAAIATAGIPFLPKTYTQRMDTIQGYKGDASASTRLAVWKWTLDYSKSHPFGGGFEAYRGNKLTIDMSYRTADGTVVSVVGYDAGRSFHNAYFEMLGEQGYPGLALFLAVHLIGIFRMEVIRRSYLKEQGANAWVSPLAAALQHAHLIYMLGSSFVGIAFQPYIYYIIAVEIGFDRYVQIHVKRRVWNPFRKRRRDVEAEEEASEAEALPEPEPEPERPLSAAAERRRAQPRWGNVNGK